The nucleotide sequence CGTCGCCGTCCAGGCCCGGAAGGCCGAGATCCAGCAGCAGCAGGTCACAGCCGCCGCCCGCCTGCAGGGTGGACAGCGCCGCCGGCCCGTCGGCGACGGCCTCCACCTGATGGCCGAGCCGTTTCAGCAGCAGCGTGGCGGCCATCCGGGCGACCGGCTCGTCCTCCACCAGCAGCACCCGCAGGCCGCCGCCCGCCGCCGGTTTCCCGTCCCCGCTCATGCTCCGCGCCCCCCGTCCCGCTGCCAGTCCCGCTCATGCTCCCCAGTCTAGCCGCTCAGACGGTCGGCTGCGACTGCGAGAACAGGGGATCCTCGATCCGGTGGAGGCGCGCCGCCCCCATCAGGGCGGCGCGCAGGATCAGCGTCCTGCGCCGGGCGGGGGCGAGCCGGCTGGCCGGCGGCTCGCGCAGCACCTCCGCCCCGTAGGCGTCGGCGACCATCAGGCCGCAGTCCCCGGGGATCAGTTCTGTCGGGAATCCGTCGTCCACCGCGAAATAGAAGGCGTCGCACCAGTCGCGGTACTCGTGCCACTTCTGGTCGGAGCGGAAGTCGGGCACCCCGCTCTTCACCTCGACGATCACCACGGTGCCGGCCTCGTCCATCGCCAGCACGTCGGCGCGCCGTCCGCTGGCGAGGCGGAACTCGGTCAGGCTGGCGAAGCCCCGCGCGGCCAGCGCCCGCCGTACCCCGCGGAAGATGGGAGCCGCGCCGCCCATGGCGTCGACGGTGGCGGGCTGGGAGCGCGGATCCAGGCTGGTGTCGGTCATCGGGGAGCGGCCGGGCAATGGGAACGATGGGCAATGGGAACGATGGGCAATGGGAACGATGCATGAACGCGGACCGCCACCATGACTCCGTCGCCGTCCCCCGCCAAGGGGCAATTTCGCGCCCGTTCTTGCTGGGGGTCCGGCTTTGCGCTAGCCTTCGTTCATCGTCTCCCGCTCTCCGCCCTCTCTCGTGCCGCCATCGCCGCGATGTGCGCGATGGTGTCCTGTTCCTGCCGGTGCGGGGCCGGTGCGGGGCCGGGCAGGGGAGGCGGACCCCCGGACCGGGCAGGGGCTGCACAACGGAGGTACGCGAACGAACCCGGACAAGCCCTTGAACGGGCGGCAGGAATGCCGGATCGCGGTCATTGGGCGGCGGAAACGCTCTGCACAATCCGCACAAGACGGCCGAGATGGGCCGGGATCGCAGGGCGGGATCGCGAAACGGGGTGCCTCGTCGGTCCGATCGCTGCGAACC is from Azospirillum thermophilum and encodes:
- a CDS encoding MmcB family DNA repair protein; the protein is MTDTSLDPRSQPATVDAMGGAAPIFRGVRRALAARGFASLTEFRLASGRRADVLAMDEAGTVVIVEVKSGVPDFRSDQKWHEYRDWCDAFYFAVDDGFPTELIPGDCGLMVADAYGAEVLREPPASRLAPARRRTLILRAALMGAARLHRIEDPLFSQSQPTV